In the genome of Arachis stenosperma cultivar V10309 chromosome 2, arast.V10309.gnm1.PFL2, whole genome shotgun sequence, the window tataatttttttaaaggtCTAAAAGACACCATTAAGATTTAAATCCTTTTgcgatttaaatattttttttaattgttacataagaaaattagtaataatttaaattattataccCACATATTTTATAAAGATTTAGTTTTAGAATAAATTGATTGAACATTATGCTGCCAAAGTAGCCTCTTTtgtgaaaattgatttattcaaaatataagGAATATGGTGATATATAATTCATGCGAATATTGGTCGACCCAAAGGAAGACCAATATTTGGCCGAATTACATGCACATATTAATGGTAAATAAATATTTGGGTAACTAAGAATAAAGTAGTACTTATTATTTATGTGAACAATAATCGGCCCAAAGAAAGTTTATTATTTGGCCAAATAATAAGCATTGcacacttttgtttattttctattaattatgcggtcaataatcggcccaaaggaaggttattgtttggccaattaatagaaaatatatgtGGTAATAAATAGGTTGCAAAGTTTAAGTCTCCATGTGCGCATTAAGTCGGTCCAAAGAAAGGCTTCATGTGTGATAGGAATTTTGACAATATTTGATTACTGCAATGAGAGTATCACTTACAGTTAATTTTTCTATCcaaagattaaaaattaatgttGTACTAGATATCTCAATATGGATTTTTTCCCATTAATTAACTAATGTTTACTGCATGTTCTTTTTGTTCGAATTCAGAAACTATGGCTTCAGCTACCAATGTTTCTGCACAAATTAGCAGTATCCCTATGCTGAATGGTTCAAACTTTAAAGTTTGGAAAGATACCGTGGAGATTGTCCTCGGTTGTATGGATCTAGATACTCTTCGAGAGGAGAAACCCACTTCCACTATGGAAAATCTCAATGAGGTTAAAATAGAGAAGTGGGAGAGATCCAATCGAATGAGCATTATGATCATGAAACGCTCAATTCCTGAGGCGTTTCGGGGCTCAATTACTGAGGATAAAGATACTAAACAGTTCCTAAAGGATGTTGAAAAATTCTTTACCAAGAATGAAAAGGCAGATGCAATTAGTCTTTTGAGCAAACTTGTCTCCATGAGGTATAAAGGTACAAGGAACATAAGGGAGTACATTATAGAAATGTCTCATCTTGCTTCAAAATTAAAAGCACTAAAGTTAGAGTTGTCTGAAGATTTACTCGTGCATTTCATTTTGATTTCCCTTCCTGCACATTTTGGGCAATTCAAAGTGAGTTATAACACTCTGAAGGACACTTAGTCCTTAAATGAGCTTATATCTCACTGTgtgcaagaagaagagaggCTACAGCAAGATAAGACTGAAAGTGCTCACATGGCTTCATCTTCTCAGTACAAAAGAAAGCATGATACTACTGCGGATGTGCCTTCTCTGCAGAAAAAGGCTAAGAAACAAGATCAAGTTTCAACTTGTTTCTTCTGTAAGAAGGTGGGACACATGAAGAAGGATTGTACCAAATATGCCACTTGGCGTGTGAAGAAGGGTATAATTCTCACTTTCGTTTGTTCTGA includes:
- the LOC130963383 gene encoding uncharacterized protein LOC130963383; translated protein: MASATNVSAQISSIPMLNGSNFKVWKDTVEIVLGCMDLDTLREEKPTSTMENLNEVKIEKWERSNRMSIMIMKRSIPEAFRGSITEDKDTKQFLKDVEKFFTKNEKADAISLLSKLVSMRYKGTRNIREYIIEMSHLASKLKALKLELSEDLLVHFILISLPAHFGQFKVSYNTLKDT